The following are encoded in a window of Flavobacterium psychrotrophum genomic DNA:
- a CDS encoding GH92 family glycosyl hydrolase encodes MKLQLLAATLLLSFIGYSQKTAKKNFDYINPLIGTQRMGHTYPGATVPFGSVQLSPETDTIAYELNKKYNGKVYEYCAGYQYEDKTIVGFSHTHFSGTGHSNLGDFLLMPTTGALQLNPGTADKPGSGYRSGYSHANEVAKANYYKVKLDAHNITAELTTSQRVGFHKYTFPKAETAHIIADFMYGIYNHNNKNVWTFVRVENDTLVTGYRQTRGWARTRTVYFAMAFSKPIKNYGAQTYDKDNIYNGFWRRFDQTKNFPEQAAENLRMYFDFDVAAGEQVQVKFALSPVSTQGALANMQKEIPHWDFEKTKTEGQQLWEKELDKISVETVNDSDKVNFYTAMYHAFINPTVYMDTDGSYKGLDQNIHKAEGFTNYTTFSLWDTYRALHPLFNVVQPKRNADMIQSMLAHYDQSVHHALPVWSHYANENWCMIGYHAVSVIADAVVKGNTGFDTNKALQACIDASNLEYYDGIKQYKEFGYVPEDKSGASVSKTLEYAYDDWCIAQMAKKLGNNKVYAEYSKRAGNYNNVWDKSSDFMRAKLTDGSFIKQFDPLETSQAGYIEGNAWNYSLYVPQDPEALIALNGGREKFTQHLDSLFTMQLPDKYFEHTEDITRDGIIGNYVHGNEPSHHVAYLYNWLGQPYKTQQRVRMILNAMYKPSPDGLGGNDDTGQMSAWYIFSSLGFYPVAPGSDAYALGSPLVKSATLHLENGKTFTISAKNQSAKNVYVQKTELNGKPYGSTTIKHSDIMNGGTLVFYMGAKAKK; translated from the coding sequence ATGAAATTACAACTACTCGCCGCAACGCTATTGCTTTCGTTTATTGGCTACAGCCAAAAAACTGCAAAGAAAAATTTCGACTACATTAATCCGCTTATTGGTACCCAGCGAATGGGGCATACTTATCCGGGTGCTACAGTGCCGTTTGGGTCTGTACAGCTAAGCCCCGAAACCGATACCATTGCTTATGAGCTTAATAAAAAGTACAACGGCAAAGTATATGAATACTGCGCGGGCTACCAGTACGAAGATAAAACCATTGTAGGTTTTAGCCACACACATTTTAGCGGTACCGGCCATAGCAACCTGGGCGACTTTTTGCTAATGCCTACTACGGGTGCTTTACAACTCAATCCCGGCACGGCAGATAAACCCGGCAGCGGTTACAGGTCGGGCTATTCGCACGCTAATGAAGTGGCAAAGGCTAATTATTATAAGGTAAAGCTGGATGCGCATAATATTACTGCCGAACTTACCACCAGCCAGCGCGTGGGGTTTCATAAATATACCTTCCCAAAGGCCGAAACTGCTCATATTATTGCTGATTTTATGTATGGCATTTACAACCATAACAATAAAAACGTGTGGACGTTTGTGCGTGTAGAAAACGATACGCTGGTTACCGGTTACCGCCAAACGCGTGGCTGGGCGCGTACCCGTACCGTATATTTTGCTATGGCTTTTAGCAAGCCTATAAAAAACTATGGTGCTCAAACCTATGATAAGGATAATATTTACAACGGCTTTTGGCGCCGCTTTGACCAGACAAAGAACTTCCCGGAGCAGGCAGCCGAAAACCTGCGTATGTACTTTGACTTTGATGTGGCGGCAGGAGAGCAGGTACAGGTAAAGTTTGCGCTTTCGCCGGTAAGCACGCAGGGGGCACTGGCAAATATGCAAAAGGAGATTCCGCACTGGGATTTTGAGAAGACAAAAACTGAAGGCCAGCAATTATGGGAAAAAGAACTTGATAAGATAAGCGTTGAAACGGTTAACGACAGCGATAAAGTCAATTTCTATACAGCCATGTATCATGCTTTTATTAACCCTACCGTATATATGGATACCGATGGCAGTTATAAGGGCCTTGACCAGAACATTCATAAAGCCGAAGGTTTTACAAACTACACCACCTTTTCGCTTTGGGATACCTACCGGGCGCTGCACCCGCTATTTAATGTGGTGCAACCCAAACGCAATGCCGATATGATACAGAGTATGCTGGCGCATTACGACCAGAGTGTACACCATGCTCTGCCGGTATGGAGCCATTATGCTAATGAAAACTGGTGCATGATAGGCTACCACGCAGTATCGGTAATTGCAGATGCCGTGGTTAAAGGCAATACAGGTTTCGATACTAATAAAGCATTGCAGGCGTGCATAGATGCCAGTAACCTGGAATATTATGACGGTATTAAACAGTATAAAGAATTCGGTTATGTGCCTGAAGATAAAAGTGGGGCATCGGTTTCTAAGACATTAGAGTATGCTTATGACGACTGGTGCATTGCCCAAATGGCAAAGAAACTGGGTAACAATAAAGTGTATGCCGAATACAGCAAGCGTGCCGGTAATTACAATAACGTTTGGGATAAAAGCTCCGATTTTATGCGGGCAAAACTAACCGATGGCAGTTTTATAAAGCAGTTCGATCCATTAGAAACTTCGCAGGCGGGCTATATAGAGGGTAATGCATGGAACTATAGCCTGTATGTACCCCAGGATCCTGAGGCGCTTATTGCCTTAAATGGCGGGAGGGAAAAGTTTACGCAACACCTTGATTCACTCTTTACCATGCAGCTGCCCGATAAGTATTTTGAACATACCGAAGACATTACCCGGGATGGTATTATTGGCAACTATGTGCACGGTAACGAACCCAGCCACCATGTAGCCTATTTGTATAACTGGCTGGGGCAACCCTACAAAACCCAGCAACGCGTGCGCATGATTCTTAATGCTATGTATAAGCCATCGCCGGATGGCCTTGGCGGCAATGACGATACGGGACAAATGAGTGCGTGGTACATTTTTAGCAGCCTTGGGTTTTATCCGGTAGCACCGGGCAGCGATGCGTATGCGCTGGGCAGCCCATTGGTAAAATCGGCAACATTACATTTAGAGAATGGTAAAACCTTTACCATTAGCGCGAAAAACCAAAGTGCAAAAAATGTATATGTTCAAAAAACAGAACTTAATGGTAAACCATATGGCAGTACTACCATTAAGCACAGCGATATTATGAATGGTGGTACGCTGGTGTTTTATATGGGGGCTAAAGCGAAAAAGTAA
- a CDS encoding DeoR/GlpR family DNA-binding transcription regulator yields the protein MVKDERLQLILEHLTRDNRVQLGEMSRLLNVSEDTVRRDIKELDIQGLLKAVRGGAIANSSIPQHYRDREKYDVSHKLRMAEKAITFIKDGQTIFMDGGTSVLAVAQMLPKDLKIQVVTNSFPVAEALEDHPNAEMIFAGGRLYKTAFTTIGQQAIDTIRNVRANIYFFGVSSIHTTGLTARSYEDSLVKRNMVENARQIIALSTLEKIDTAEAFFICPITKVDVLITEVDSDNEKLQPYRDLGLKVV from the coding sequence ATGGTAAAAGATGAGCGTTTACAGTTGATACTGGAACACTTAACCCGCGATAACCGCGTACAGCTTGGCGAAATGAGCCGCTTACTAAACGTATCTGAAGATACGGTAAGGCGCGATATTAAAGAACTCGACATACAAGGGCTTTTAAAAGCAGTGCGTGGCGGCGCCATAGCAAACTCCAGCATACCCCAGCACTACCGTGACCGCGAAAAATATGACGTAAGCCACAAGCTGCGCATGGCAGAGAAAGCCATTACATTTATTAAAGACGGGCAAACCATTTTTATGGATGGAGGCACATCAGTTCTTGCCGTGGCACAAATGCTGCCGAAAGACCTCAAGATACAGGTGGTAACAAACAGCTTTCCGGTAGCCGAGGCGCTGGAAGATCATCCTAATGCCGAAATGATTTTTGCCGGGGGCAGGCTTTACAAAACAGCCTTTACTACCATAGGGCAGCAGGCTATTGATACCATACGCAATGTGCGTGCAAATATTTATTTCTTTGGCGTAAGCAGCATCCATACCACCGGGCTTACCGCACGCAGTTATGAGGACAGCCTTGTAAAACGCAACATGGTAGAAAATGCAAGACAGATAATAGCACTTTCTACGCTCGAAAAAATAGATACCGCCGAGGCTTTCTTTATTTGCCCTATTACTAAGGTAGATGTACTAATTACCGAAGTGGATAGTGATAATGAAAAATTACAACCCTACCGTGATTTAGGTTTAAAGGTGGTGTAA
- a CDS encoding 5' nucleotidase, NT5C type, with amino-acid sequence MNTSEKKKTIAIDMDGVLADVEKQYLDWYEKDYGTRPEPESMLGLMECDALPNDAIAKFLVTPGFFQTLPVMEGAVEAVKELMKEHEVYIVSAAMEFPLSLYEKKLWLEEHFPFIHWRNIIFCGDKSVINTDFLIDDHLKNLDNCPGKPLMFNAFHNVNHHHHQRVSHWNDVPALVRDLCSIRKKLEALPVLANQDRPRW; translated from the coding sequence ATGAATACCTCAGAAAAAAAGAAAACGATTGCAATCGACATGGACGGAGTTCTTGCCGATGTAGAAAAGCAGTACCTTGACTGGTATGAAAAAGATTATGGCACAAGGCCGGAACCCGAAAGTATGCTTGGCCTTATGGAATGCGATGCGTTGCCAAATGATGCGATAGCTAAATTTTTGGTAACACCAGGCTTCTTCCAGACCCTGCCCGTAATGGAGGGCGCTGTAGAAGCGGTAAAAGAACTTATGAAAGAGCATGAAGTATACATAGTGTCGGCAGCTATGGAATTTCCGCTTTCATTATATGAGAAAAAACTATGGCTGGAAGAACACTTTCCGTTCATCCACTGGAGAAATATAATTTTTTGTGGCGATAAAAGCGTAATCAATACTGATTTCCTTATAGACGACCACCTTAAAAATCTTGACAACTGCCCTGGCAAACCCCTGATGTTTAATGCGTTTCATAACGTTAACCACCACCACCACCAAAGGGTAAGCCACTGGAACGATGTACCGGCACTGGTGCGCGACCTGTGCAGTATTCGCAAAAAGCTTGAGGCGCTGCCCGTACTGGCAAACCAGGACAGGCCACGCTGGTAA
- a CDS encoding MFS transporter codes for MKKSPHPIYNLQFGLLCLSSLLFSASFNMLIPELPNYLSSLGGAEYKGLIIALFTLTAGISRPFSGRLTDTVGRVPVMAVGSIVCFVCGLLYPVLTSVSGFLFLRLLHGFSTGFKPTATSAYVADIAPKERWGEALGIHGLCFSTGMAVGPAIGGFITLYFSINVLFYVSSALALLSILIIMNMKETLVARQKFRPALLKISRKDIIAVEVIPAAIVMLLTCLSYGAMLTLIPDRSESLQIANKGTFFMVLTLFSLVMRFVAGKASDRYGRTRVIKIGLVVLVAALVLTGIANSVFMLMLAAAVYGVAQGIYSPAINAWTVEMSHPDHRGKAVATGYIALEAGIGLGAAFTGWYYGDVLARIPAMFYAAAAMVVIAFVYIVYWEKKQLSR; via the coding sequence ATGAAAAAATCCCCGCACCCTATTTACAACCTGCAATTTGGCCTGTTATGCCTTAGTTCGTTGTTGTTTTCAGCAAGTTTTAATATGCTTATACCAGAACTGCCTAATTACCTTAGCAGCCTGGGTGGTGCCGAATATAAAGGGTTAATTATAGCATTGTTTACACTTACCGCCGGTATATCGCGTCCGTTTAGCGGCCGCCTTACCGATACCGTGGGGCGTGTGCCTGTTATGGCGGTAGGGTCTATAGTATGTTTTGTGTGCGGATTGTTGTATCCCGTACTTACATCGGTATCAGGTTTTTTATTTTTAAGGTTATTACACGGATTTTCTACAGGATTTAAACCCACGGCAACATCAGCCTATGTAGCAGATATTGCTCCTAAGGAAAGGTGGGGCGAGGCACTGGGCATACACGGACTGTGTTTTAGTACCGGTATGGCAGTAGGCCCTGCAATAGGAGGTTTTATTACGCTGTATTTTAGTATAAACGTATTGTTCTACGTGTCGTCTGCACTGGCTTTGCTAAGCATCCTGATTATTATGAATATGAAAGAAACCCTTGTGGCAAGGCAAAAATTTCGTCCGGCATTGTTAAAAATATCGCGCAAAGATATAATTGCCGTAGAGGTAATTCCTGCAGCAATAGTAATGCTGCTTACCTGCCTGTCTTACGGTGCCATGCTAACGCTGATACCCGATAGGTCTGAGTCGTTGCAAATAGCCAATAAGGGAACATTTTTTATGGTCCTTACGCTGTTTTCGCTGGTTATGCGTTTTGTAGCCGGCAAAGCGAGCGACCGTTATGGGCGCACCCGCGTTATAAAAATAGGGCTTGTAGTACTTGTGGCAGCACTGGTGCTTACCGGTATAGCAAACTCAGTATTTATGCTTATGCTTGCGGCGGCCGTTTATGGTGTGGCACAGGGCATTTACTCGCCTGCCATTAATGCCTGGACGGTAGAAATGAGCCATCCGGACCATAGAGGCAAAGCCGTTGCTACAGGTTACATAGCACTGGAAGCAGGCATAGGGCTTGGCGCAGCATTTACAGGCTGGTACTATGGCGATGTACTGGCACGCATCCCGGCTATGTTTTATGCAGCCGCTGCCATGGTGGTCATTGCTTTTGTATATATTGTATATTGGGAAAAGAAACAGCTTAGCAGGTAA
- the aat gene encoding leucyl/phenylalanyl-tRNA--protein transferase — protein sequence MYFLSRELYFPPVHRSSPEGIVAIGGDLTPERLMLAYRSGIFPWFEDDEPILWWSPPERMVLFFPELKISKSMRNIINRDQFTLTWNTAFADVIANCRDIKRDGQAGTWITDEMTEAYIRLHELGFAKSIEVWQDGELVGGLYGIDLGHIFCGESMFSKVSNASKMAFIALAQKLEKENYRLLDCQVHNGHLESLGAREILRKDFLEILRS from the coding sequence ATGTATTTTTTATCACGAGAATTATATTTTCCGCCGGTACACCGGTCTTCGCCGGAAGGCATTGTAGCCATAGGTGGCGACCTTACACCGGAACGGCTTATGCTGGCTTACCGCAGTGGTATATTTCCGTGGTTTGAAGATGACGAGCCTATACTGTGGTGGAGCCCGCCAGAGCGTATGGTACTCTTTTTTCCGGAACTCAAGATATCTAAAAGTATGCGGAACATTATTAACCGCGACCAGTTTACCCTAACCTGGAATACGGCTTTTGCCGATGTTATTGCTAACTGCCGCGACATAAAGCGCGATGGGCAGGCAGGTACCTGGATAACCGACGAGATGACCGAAGCTTACATACGCCTGCACGAACTGGGCTTTGCAAAATCTATAGAGGTATGGCAGGACGGCGAACTTGTAGGCGGACTGTACGGAATAGACCTGGGCCATATATTTTGTGGCGAAAGTATGTTTAGCAAAGTAAGCAATGCCAGTAAAATGGCTTTTATAGCGCTTGCACAAAAGCTCGAAAAAGAAAACTACCGCCTGCTCGACTGCCAGGTGCACAACGGCCACCTTGAAAGCCTGGGCGCACGCGAAATTTTAAGGAAAGATTTTCTGGAAATATTGAGGTCGTGA
- the ahcY gene encoding adenosylhomocysteinase, protein MSTTTLPYEAYKVKDISLAEWGRKEIELAEAEMPGLMALRAEYGASQPLKGARIAGCLHMTIQTAVLIETLKALGAEVTWSSCNIFSTQDHAAAAIAAAGIPVYAWKGMNEEEFDWCIEQTLWFGEDRQPLNMILDDGGDLTNMVFDRFPELAAGIKGLSEETTTGVHRLYERMKNGTLVMPAINVNDSVTKSKFDNKYGCKESAVDAVRRATDLMLAGKRVIVCGYGDVGKGTAASFRGAGSIVTVTEIDPICALQAAMDGYEVKKLDTVVGNADIIITTTGNKDIVVGRHFEQMKDKTVVCNIGHFDNEIDMAWLNGNHGASKVEIKPQVDKYTIAGKDILILAEGRLVNLGCATGHPSFVMSNSFTNQTLAQIELWTNSAAYGNEVYMLPKHLDEKVASLHLAKLGVELEVLSEGQAAYIGVGVEGPFKPEYYRY, encoded by the coding sequence ATGAGTACAACCACGCTGCCGTATGAGGCTTATAAAGTAAAGGATATTTCGCTTGCGGAATGGGGTAGAAAAGAAATAGAGCTTGCAGAAGCTGAGATGCCGGGCCTTATGGCACTACGTGCAGAATATGGTGCAAGCCAGCCGCTTAAAGGTGCCCGCATAGCAGGATGCCTGCACATGACCATACAAACGGCCGTGCTTATAGAAACACTTAAGGCACTTGGCGCAGAGGTAACGTGGAGCTCTTGCAACATTTTCTCTACCCAGGATCACGCTGCTGCTGCCATTGCTGCTGCCGGAATACCGGTTTACGCATGGAAAGGTATGAACGAAGAGGAGTTTGACTGGTGTATAGAACAAACACTTTGGTTTGGCGAAGACCGTCAGCCGCTTAACATGATTCTTGATGACGGTGGCGACCTTACTAATATGGTATTTGACCGTTTTCCTGAGCTTGCAGCAGGTATTAAAGGCCTTAGCGAAGAAACTACTACAGGTGTACACCGCCTTTATGAGCGTATGAAAAACGGTACTCTTGTAATGCCGGCTATCAACGTTAATGACTCTGTTACAAAATCTAAATTTGATAATAAATACGGCTGTAAAGAAAGTGCTGTAGATGCGGTGCGCCGTGCTACTGACCTTATGCTTGCAGGTAAGCGTGTAATTGTATGCGGTTATGGCGACGTAGGTAAGGGTACTGCTGCTTCTTTCCGTGGTGCGGGTTCTATTGTTACCGTAACTGAAATTGACCCTATATGTGCGCTTCAGGCTGCTATGGATGGTTATGAGGTTAAAAAACTGGATACCGTTGTAGGTAATGCAGACATTATTATTACCACTACTGGTAATAAAGATATTGTTGTAGGCCGCCACTTTGAGCAAATGAAAGATAAAACGGTTGTTTGTAACATTGGCCACTTTGATAACGAGATTGACATGGCATGGCTAAACGGCAACCACGGCGCTAGCAAAGTTGAAATTAAGCCACAGGTTGATAAGTATACTATTGCAGGTAAAGATATTCTTATCCTTGCGGAAGGCCGTCTTGTAAACCTTGGTTGTGCTACAGGCCACCCAAGTTTTGTAATGAGTAATTCATTCACTAACCAGACACTAGCCCAAATCGAGCTTTGGACAAACAGTGCTGCTTATGGTAATGAGGTGTATATGCTGCCTAAGCACCTTGACGAAAAAGTAGCATCGCTTCACCTTGCTAAACTGGGTGTAGAGCTTGAAGTACTTAGCGAAGGCCAGGCTGCTTACATTGGTGTAGGTGTAGAAGGGCCATTTAAGCCTGAATACTACCGTTACTAA
- a CDS encoding 4'-phosphopantetheinyl transferase family protein, with product MPLYKSLTIDNNTQLLVWQNTEPLEELLATVSLKDVCVHKFEKMKSEQHQKGFLGVRKLMQHIGYTDFDLFYDANGKPHLKDGKNISITHSYAFSAIIVSSKQSGIDMEMQREKVVTIAEKFLSKEFAYLDPTHMETYMRMLIVLWGVKEAVYKMVSRKGLSFKQNIEVFKFAMEDGRGEAAYAYEELAARLPFYFMELEGFTLVYCLGY from the coding sequence ATGCCTTTATATAAATCGCTTACCATAGATAATAACACCCAGCTGCTTGTATGGCAAAATACAGAGCCGCTGGAAGAGCTATTGGCCACGGTAAGCCTTAAGGATGTTTGTGTGCATAAGTTCGAAAAAATGAAGAGTGAACAGCATCAAAAAGGCTTTTTGGGCGTTCGGAAACTAATGCAGCACATAGGGTATACTGACTTTGACCTGTTTTATGATGCTAACGGAAAGCCACACCTTAAAGACGGCAAAAACATTTCTATTACCCATTCATATGCCTTTAGTGCCATAATAGTGAGTAGCAAGCAGAGTGGTATAGATATGGAGATGCAGCGTGAAAAGGTGGTAACCATTGCAGAAAAATTTTTATCTAAAGAATTTGCCTACCTCGACCCTACCCATATGGAAACCTACATGCGTATGCTTATAGTGCTGTGGGGCGTAAAAGAAGCCGTATATAAAATGGTGTCGCGCAAGGGGCTTAGCTTTAAACAAAATATAGAAGTATTTAAGTTTGCTATGGAAGACGGTCGTGGAGAGGCCGCCTATGCCTATGAAGAACTTGCCGCCAGGCTGCCGTTTTACTTTATGGAGCTGGAAGGATTTACCCTGGTATACTGCCTGGGTTACTAA
- the pnuC gene encoding nicotinamide riboside transporter PnuC, with translation MFDVLDLLFSQYKGYTFAQIILEAVAVILGIVSVVYSKKNSILLYPAAIVSALIYIYLLWQWELYGDLIINMYYFYMGIYGWILWKKSYGKDNDFLKITNLSQQDYLKSAFIFIFSIIFVLVIYWSFDKFDKWWAYADIFMTGLLFVGTWQLAKRKLENWLFLIAGNIIAIPLFYLKGYTLTSILNVVLTVIAIYGYLAWKKILHAKK, from the coding sequence ATGTTTGACGTTTTAGATTTGTTGTTCAGTCAATATAAAGGCTATACTTTTGCACAAATAATTTTAGAGGCTGTAGCCGTTATACTGGGAATTGTAAGTGTAGTTTATAGTAAAAAAAACAGCATATTGCTTTATCCGGCAGCAATAGTAAGTGCACTGATATACATTTACTTATTATGGCAATGGGAACTGTATGGCGACCTGATAATAAACATGTATTATTTTTACATGGGCATTTATGGATGGATATTGTGGAAAAAATCATACGGAAAAGACAACGATTTTCTAAAAATCACAAATTTATCGCAGCAGGATTACCTGAAATCGGCATTTATTTTTATTTTTTCGATTATATTTGTTTTAGTAATATATTGGTCTTTTGACAAGTTTGATAAATGGTGGGCATATGCCGACATATTTATGACGGGGCTGTTATTTGTGGGGACATGGCAGCTGGCAAAACGTAAACTTGAAAACTGGCTTTTTTTAATAGCGGGAAACATCATTGCTATACCGCTATTTTATCTTAAGGGATATACCCTTACGAGTATTTTAAATGTAGTTTTAACAGTAATTGCCATTTATGGCTATTTAGCATGGAAGAAAATTTTACACGCCAAAAAGTAA
- a CDS encoding DUF4301 family protein, whose protein sequence is MEENFTRQKVNTLYLTVYAEQDSKSTAALLNQQPFAEEKDNRKLSFKAKDIGDVVNPKPSDLAIVIAPEGNKAANELAEKLRQNQNLRIRVTEGYDDVYAKVHEIVSELEKALELGMSLVDFLQIYRRCISMEKIQNQIEIFNTGIAKINLDRQAVIGDGITLLQKDEATSLAEFFDSKRDNYKLKKFVPASGAATRMFKFLHDFMLGYDPKKETINGYINRVRDNSLQVFLLGLERFPFYKAISAVSDKNIECPDKENENVREDERNYSFIKTMMSEEYFDYANKPKGILPFHCYGDFSATPVYEHLKEAVAYASSKGQTHVHFTISENHLNGFLDSINDARGKVEAESGVKINFNFTYQHQETDTIAVDLENKPFRDEKGGLLFRPGGHGALIENLNRLDADVVFIKNIDNVRHTKIDTISTYKKALAGIMIKLQEKIFGYMNDIESGNINEAELDEIVKFAEQELSQDISPDFDKFTLQNKFLYVMELLDRPIRVCGMVKNEGEPGGGPFWVKGKRGRLSLQIVESSQIDFDNKIQSHIFSQSTHFNPVDLVCGLKDYKGERFNLQDYVDTNTGFIVQKNRMGKDVKSYELPGLWNGAMAGWITVFVEVPLKTFNPVKTVNDLLKPAHQDPA, encoded by the coding sequence ATGGAAGAAAATTTTACACGCCAAAAAGTAAACACGTTATACTTAACGGTTTATGCAGAGCAAGACAGTAAATCAACCGCTGCTTTGCTTAATCAGCAACCTTTTGCAGAAGAAAAAGATAACAGGAAACTGAGTTTTAAGGCTAAAGACATTGGGGATGTCGTTAATCCTAAACCATCTGACCTCGCTATTGTTATAGCGCCCGAAGGAAATAAAGCTGCTAACGAACTTGCCGAAAAACTGCGCCAAAACCAAAACCTGCGTATAAGGGTTACAGAAGGTTATGATGATGTGTATGCTAAAGTACACGAAATAGTAAGCGAATTAGAAAAGGCATTAGAACTTGGCATGAGCCTGGTTGATTTTCTTCAGATATACAGACGCTGCATTTCGATGGAAAAAATTCAAAACCAAATTGAAATTTTCAATACCGGCATCGCAAAAATAAACCTGGATCGCCAGGCCGTTATAGGCGATGGCATTACATTGTTGCAAAAAGACGAAGCCACCAGCCTTGCAGAATTTTTTGACAGCAAAAGAGATAATTACAAACTTAAAAAGTTTGTACCCGCATCTGGCGCTGCAACACGCATGTTTAAATTTCTGCATGATTTTATGCTGGGCTACGATCCTAAAAAAGAAACCATTAACGGCTATATAAACCGTGTTAGAGACAACTCGTTACAGGTATTTTTACTTGGGCTGGAGCGTTTTCCGTTCTACAAAGCCATAAGTGCCGTATCTGATAAAAATATAGAATGCCCTGATAAGGAAAACGAGAACGTGCGTGAAGACGAACGTAACTACAGCTTTATCAAAACCATGATGAGCGAAGAGTACTTTGATTATGCCAATAAGCCAAAGGGTATACTGCCGTTTCATTGCTATGGCGATTTTAGCGCCACTCCTGTCTATGAGCATTTAAAAGAAGCCGTGGCTTATGCAAGTTCTAAGGGACAAACTCATGTGCACTTTACCATATCTGAAAACCACCTTAACGGTTTCCTTGATTCTATTAACGATGCACGCGGCAAAGTAGAAGCAGAATCGGGCGTTAAGATCAACTTTAACTTTACTTATCAGCACCAGGAAACCGACACTATAGCGGTAGATCTTGAGAACAAACCGTTTAGAGACGAGAAAGGCGGCTTGCTTTTCCGTCCCGGGGGGCATGGTGCACTTATCGAAAACCTTAATCGCCTTGATGCCGATGTGGTGTTTATTAAAAACATAGACAACGTGCGCCATACAAAGATAGATACTATATCTACTTACAAAAAAGCGCTTGCAGGCATTATGATAAAGCTGCAGGAAAAGATATTTGGCTATATGAACGACATTGAGAGTGGCAACATTAATGAAGCCGAGCTTGATGAAATTGTAAAGTTTGCAGAACAGGAACTGTCTCAGGACATATCGCCTGATTTTGATAAATTTACCCTGCAAAACAAGTTCTTATATGTTATGGAACTGTTGGACCGCCCTATCCGCGTATGCGGTATGGTTAAGAACGAAGGCGAACCCGGTGGTGGCCCATTCTGGGTAAAAGGCAAGCGTGGCAGGCTGTCGCTGCAAATTGTAGAAAGCTCGCAAATAGACTTTGATAACAAAATACAGAGCCACATTTTTAGCCAGAGTACACACTTTAACCCGGTAGACCTGGTATGCGGCCTTAAAGATTATAAAGGAGAACGTTTTAACCTGCAGGACTATGTAGACACTAATACGGGCTTTATTGTGCAGAAGAACCGCATGGGTAAAGACGTAAAATCGTACGAGCTTCCGGGCTTATGGAATGGTGCTATGGCCGGATGGATAACCGTGTTTGTAGAGGTGCCTCTTAAAACCTTTAACCCGGTTAAAACCGTAAACGACCTGCTGAAGCCTGCACACCAGGACCCGGCATAA
- the arfB gene encoding alternative ribosome rescue aminoacyl-tRNA hydrolase ArfB encodes MDTDKILTELDYKAVRSSGAGGQNVNKVSSKVVLGFRPEASAALSDEEKALIAERLANRINNDGMLILQCDEDRSQFRNKDIVTRRFLQLIENALKIQTVRKPTKIPRSVIKKRLEGKRHNADKKQGRRKPDF; translated from the coding sequence GTGGACACGGATAAGATTCTTACAGAACTGGATTATAAGGCGGTACGCAGCAGCGGAGCCGGTGGACAAAACGTAAACAAGGTATCCAGCAAGGTAGTGCTTGGGTTTAGGCCAGAGGCTTCTGCGGCGTTATCTGATGAGGAGAAGGCACTGATAGCCGAAAGGCTTGCCAACCGCATTAATAACGATGGAATGCTTATACTGCAATGCGATGAAGACCGCAGCCAGTTTAGAAACAAGGATATTGTTACCCGTAGGTTTCTGCAATTAATTGAAAATGCACTTAAGATACAAACAGTGCGCAAGCCTACTAAAATTCCGCGTTCTGTTATAAAAAAACGGCTGGAGGGCAAACGCCACAATGCCGATAAGAAACAAGGCAGGCGAAAGCCGGATTTTTAA